A genomic region of Enterococcus sp. 12C11_DIV0727 contains the following coding sequences:
- a CDS encoding NAD(P)-dependent malic enzyme, with the protein MPDIYEKALKAHAQWRGKIDVHSKVEVKTKEDLSLAYTPGVAEPCRKIHESPNSVYDYTWKGNTVAVVTDGTAVLGLGDIGPKAALPVMEGKALLFKEFAGIDAIPICLDTKDPKEIINIIKAMAPTFGGINLEDISAPRCVEIERTLIEELDIPVFHDDQHGTAIVTIAALINALKIVHKNVAEINVVVSGTGAAGSAIIKMLHHFGVKNIIAFNINGALSKTMERPMDFLEKEIVEITNKEHFNGSLEEAMVGADVFIGVSAPKLVSKEMVASMNTGAIVFPMANPESEIDYQDAIDAGAAVVGTGRSDHPNQINNVLAFPGLFKGAFVAGATKITENMKLAAAKAIAEIIPESELTSEYIIPSPFNQEVVDVIIREVAEAAVQDGVIRTSAYK; encoded by the coding sequence ATGCCAGACATTTATGAAAAAGCCTTAAAAGCACACGCACAATGGCGCGGAAAAATCGATGTTCATTCAAAGGTCGAAGTGAAAACAAAAGAGGATCTATCATTGGCTTACACACCAGGCGTTGCAGAACCGTGTAGAAAAATTCATGAGAGTCCAAATTCTGTTTACGATTATACTTGGAAAGGCAATACTGTAGCAGTCGTAACAGATGGAACAGCCGTTTTGGGTTTAGGGGATATAGGACCAAAAGCTGCTTTGCCAGTTATGGAAGGCAAAGCATTGCTATTTAAAGAATTCGCTGGAATTGATGCGATCCCAATTTGTTTAGATACTAAAGACCCTAAAGAAATCATCAACATCATCAAAGCGATGGCGCCCACATTTGGCGGAATCAACTTAGAAGATATCTCAGCACCTCGCTGTGTGGAAATTGAGCGTACATTGATCGAAGAGCTAGATATTCCAGTTTTTCATGATGATCAGCATGGCACAGCAATCGTTACGATTGCTGCATTGATCAATGCATTAAAAATTGTTCATAAAAATGTAGCGGAAATCAACGTTGTTGTGTCGGGAACAGGTGCTGCTGGCAGTGCTATCATAAAAATGCTTCATCATTTTGGTGTTAAGAATATTATTGCCTTTAATATCAATGGTGCATTATCCAAAACGATGGAAAGACCCATGGACTTTTTAGAAAAAGAAATCGTGGAAATTACTAACAAAGAACATTTCAATGGTTCACTAGAAGAAGCAATGGTCGGCGCAGATGTTTTTATCGGCGTCTCTGCACCTAAATTAGTTTCTAAAGAAATGGTAGCATCTATGAATACTGGTGCAATCGTCTTTCCAATGGCCAATCCTGAATCGGAAATTGACTATCAAGATGCGATCGATGCAGGGGCAGCGGTCGTTGGAACAGGACGTTCTGATCATCCCAATCAAATTAACAATGTACTAGCCTTTCCTGGTTTGTTTAAAGGGGCATTTGTGGCAGGCGCTACGAAAATTACGGAAAATATGAAATTAGCTGCTGCAAAAGCCATTGCTGAAATCATCCCAGAATCAGAGTTAACCAGTGAGTACATTATTCCATCCCCTTTCAATCAAGAAGTGGTAGATGTCATCATTCGAGAAGTAGCTGAAGCGGCTGTTCAAGATGGGGTTATTCGAACATCAGCGTACAAGTAA
- the metG gene encoding methionine--tRNA ligase — protein sequence MSEKETFYITTPIYYPSGQLHIGNSYTTIACDAMARYKRLMGFDVFYLTGVDEHGQKIENKASELGVTPKEYVDKMAADVQKLWKTLDISYDKFIRTTDDYHKKAVQQIFDRLLEQGDIYLGEYEGWYSVSDEEYFTETQLAEVYRDEEGKVIGGKAPSGHEVELVKEESYFFRMSKYADRLLEYYNEHPEFIQPESRKNEMINNFIKPGLEDLAVSRTTFSWGIPLSNDPKHVVYVWIDALSNYITALGYGSDDDSLFQKYWPADVHMVGKEIVRFHTIYWPIMLMALDLPLPKKIFGHGWLLMKDGKMSKSKGNVVYPEILVDRYGLDALRYYLLRAIPFGSDGVFTPEDFVSRLNYDLANDLGNLLNRTIAMINKYCEGHVPAYASKVTPFDSELSTTAANVIGKYHEAMEKMEFNTAIAEVWTLISRANKYIDETQPWVLAKDEEKKNELDSVMVHLAESLRIVAILLQPVMTETPTKIFEQLGLDPETMNMEAIHFGEFPTEIKVVAKGTPIFPRLEIDTEVLYIQKKMAQNAQTTTEEIKWDPEETELISTKEKEIKYEDFDKVELKVAEVIDCKKVKGADKLLQFRLAAGDEQDRQILSGVAEFYPDPSALIGKKVVIVANLKPRKMRGQISQGMILSAESSDGKLQIIDAPKDMPNGASIA from the coding sequence ATGTCAGAAAAAGAAACATTTTATATCACTACCCCGATTTATTATCCAAGTGGACAACTACATATCGGCAATTCTTATACAACGATTGCTTGTGATGCGATGGCTCGTTACAAACGATTGATGGGCTTTGACGTATTTTACTTAACAGGTGTGGATGAACATGGACAAAAAATTGAAAATAAAGCCTCAGAATTAGGCGTTACACCAAAAGAATATGTTGATAAAATGGCCGCAGATGTCCAAAAATTATGGAAAACACTTGATATCAGCTACGATAAATTTATTCGTACAACAGATGATTACCATAAAAAAGCAGTGCAGCAAATCTTTGATCGTTTATTAGAACAAGGGGATATTTACCTTGGCGAATATGAAGGTTGGTACTCTGTTTCAGATGAAGAATACTTTACGGAAACACAATTAGCAGAAGTTTACCGTGACGAAGAAGGCAAAGTAATCGGTGGGAAAGCACCAAGTGGTCACGAAGTTGAGCTAGTTAAAGAAGAATCTTATTTCTTCCGTATGAGTAAATATGCGGATCGTTTATTGGAATATTACAATGAACATCCAGAATTTATCCAACCAGAATCACGTAAAAATGAAATGATCAATAATTTTATCAAACCTGGTCTAGAAGATTTAGCTGTATCACGTACGACATTTTCATGGGGAATCCCTTTATCAAATGATCCAAAACATGTAGTTTACGTATGGATCGACGCTTTATCAAACTATATCACCGCTTTAGGGTATGGTTCAGACGATGATAGCTTATTCCAAAAATACTGGCCGGCAGATGTTCATATGGTCGGAAAAGAAATCGTTCGTTTCCACACGATTTATTGGCCGATCATGTTGATGGCTTTAGACTTACCATTACCGAAGAAAATTTTCGGTCACGGTTGGTTATTGATGAAAGACGGAAAAATGTCTAAATCTAAAGGGAATGTCGTTTATCCTGAGATCCTTGTTGATCGCTATGGTCTAGATGCGCTACGTTATTACTTATTACGTGCGATTCCATTTGGCAGTGACGGAGTCTTTACACCAGAAGATTTTGTTTCTCGTTTAAATTATGATCTAGCGAACGATTTAGGTAATCTATTAAACCGTACGATTGCTATGATCAATAAATATTGTGAGGGACATGTTCCAGCATATGCTTCAAAAGTGACGCCATTTGATAGCGAGTTATCAACAACCGCTGCAAATGTGATTGGTAAATATCATGAAGCAATGGAAAAAATGGAATTTAACACAGCAATTGCTGAAGTTTGGACATTGATTTCGCGCGCTAATAAATATATCGATGAAACACAACCATGGGTTTTAGCGAAAGATGAAGAAAAGAAAAATGAGTTGGACAGTGTTATGGTTCATTTAGCTGAAAGCTTACGTATCGTAGCGATTTTATTACAGCCTGTGATGACAGAGACTCCGACAAAAATCTTTGAACAATTAGGGTTAGATCCTGAAACAATGAATATGGAAGCAATCCATTTCGGTGAGTTTCCAACAGAAATTAAAGTTGTTGCGAAAGGAACACCTATTTTCCCTCGTTTAGAGATTGACACTGAAGTGCTATATATTCAAAAGAAGATGGCTCAAAATGCCCAAACAACAACAGAAGAAATCAAATGGGACCCAGAAGAAACAGAGCTTATTTCAACAAAAGAAAAAGAAATCAAGTATGAAGATTTTGATAAAGTAGAATTAAAAGTAGCAGAAGTCATTGATTGTAAAAAAGTCAAAGGGGCTGATAAATTGCTACAGTTCCGCTTAGCTGCAGGCGATGAACAAGATCGTCAAATTCTTTCTGGGGTTGCAGAATTTTATCCAGATCCAAGTGCCTTGATTGGTAAAAAAGTTGTGATTGTAGCAAACTTAAAACCAAGAAAAATGCGTGGACAGATCAGTCAGGGAATGATTCTTTCAGCCGAATCTTCAGACGGTAAATTACAAATCATTGATGCACCAAAAGATATGCCAAACGGAGCAAGTATCGCATAG